The following coding sequences lie in one Montipora foliosa isolate CH-2021 chromosome 11, ASM3666993v2, whole genome shotgun sequence genomic window:
- the LOC137975507 gene encoding uncharacterized protein, which produces MTDSSLQKVGNGAAPNNGESAIVATISSMSELLVSSITSMKSTMAEYFGQMKDTIDQLVIEEGPSGENDEQLQLAAKTDELPTEPSDKNHQSGSSESNNGAKKPASGESTEQSINILINQDSVSQQDACGKIELLSGIANDLKLDQKKAPAVNEQIAKIVQGLLREKLTEEVLTATQNRYSPPENCECFTSTKVNHLIWDKLKSDTRSADIKLQRVQSNLVKGLVPIVSVIEKLVKARDKIPKDALDVPELIRAATDAIALVGAANFELNMRRRDNIKPELNEDYKHLCSSSVPFTEFLFGNDADLSKQLKDLAEATKVSKKLNPKVDGHKSNGYRGYKHAQSKGFGYKYSSRGQGTQAIKNLNWKRPGPPYTKKDEGRRPNK; this is translated from the coding sequence ATGACAGATTCTTCGCTTCAAAAAGTTGGAAATGGCGCGGCGCCAAACAACGGCGAGTCTGCCATCGTTGCGACGATCAGCTCAATGAGTGAGCTTCTGGTATCTTCCATTACCTCAATGAAGTCTACAATGGCTGAATACTTTGGTCAGATGAAGGACACCATTGACCAACTCGTAATCGAGGAAGGTCCTTCAGGGGAAAACGATGAGCAGCTACAACTAGCTGCCAAAACGGACGAACTACCCACTGAGCCGTCGGACAAAAACCACCAATCTGGGTCCTCTGAGTCAAATAATGGGGCTAAAAAGCCCGCAAGTGGCGAATCAACTGAGCAGAGCATTAACATTCTGATAAATCAGGACTCTGTATCTCAACAGGATGCCTGTGGCAAAATTGAGCTACTGTCAGGCATTGCGAACGATCTCAAACTTGACCAGAAGAAGGCTCCCGCTGTAAACGAGCAGATAGCCAAAATAGTCCAGGGCTTACTGAGAGAAAAGCTTACGGAAGAAGTTTTGACGGCGACACAGAATCGCTACAGCCCGCCAGAAAATTGTGAATGCTTCACAAGTACGAAGGTCAATCATCTTATCTGGGATAAATTAAAATCAGACACGAGGTCTGCTGATATCAAGTTGCAGCGAGTGCAATCTAATCTTGTTAAAGGGCTCGTCCCTATAGTTTCTGTTATTGAGAAACTTGTGAAGGCACGGGATAAAATTCCTAAGGATGCCTTGGATGTCCCAGAATTAATAAGAGCAGCCACTGATGCCATTGCTCTGGTAGGTGCTGCTAACTTCGAGTTGAATATGCGGCGCAGGGATAACATCAAGCCCGAGCTAAATGAAGACTACAAACACTTGTGCTCCAGCTCGGTACCCTTCACAGAATTCTTGTTTGGCAATGATGCCGACTTATCTAAACAACTGAAAGATCTCGCAGAAGCGACCAAAGTTAGCAAAAAGCTAAACCCAAAAGTGGACGGCCACAAAAGCAATGGATACAGGGGATACAAGCACGCACAGTCCAAAGGCTTTGGCTACAAGTATTCCTCACGTGGTCAAGGCACTCAGGccattaaaaatttaaactggaaaaggCCCGGCCCCCCATACACCAAGAAGGACGAGGGGAGGAGGCCAAACAAGTAA
- the LOC137976141 gene encoding synaptic plasticity regulator PANTS-like has product MMSTVTVFKEQNLVENDDLTSTEFKAPRCLDFFDMWRFCASARNQFHQYYIYGKFQDCSVYSKALGSCISYKATKSSEDRDVMLKAMKTKEIKFTSSSVWKKRENPHEYWNGKE; this is encoded by the exons ATGATGTCTACTGTGACAGTCTTTAAAGAGCAAAATTTAGTCGAAAACGACGATCTAACATCAACAGAATTTAAG GCTCCCAGATGTCTTGACTTTTTTGACATGTGGCGATTCTGTGCTT CTGCCCGGAACCAGTTTCATCAGTACTACATCTATGGCAAGTTCCAAGATTGTTCAGTATATAGCAAGGCACTGGGGAGCTGTATCAGTTACAAGGCAACAAAGTCTTCAGAGGATAGG GATGTCATGCTGAAAGCcatgaaaacaaaggaaattaaatTTACGTCATCTTCAGTTTGGAAAAAGAGAGAGAATCCTCATGAATATTGGAATGGTAAAGAATAG